One genomic segment of Mus pahari chromosome 4, PAHARI_EIJ_v1.1, whole genome shotgun sequence includes these proteins:
- the Arl14 gene encoding ADP-ribosylation factor-like protein 14, translating into MGLLNSKNPQSKQAHVLLLGLDSAGKSTLLYRLKFAETLATIPTIGFNVEMVQLQSSLTLTVWDVGGQEKMRTVWDCYCENAQGLMYVVDCSEGKKRLEDSRKEFKHILKNEHIKNTPVVILANKQDLPGALSAEDITRMFKVKKLCSDRNWYVQPCCAVTGEGLDEGFRKLTEFLKSHRRTRETLAIFKQK; encoded by the coding sequence ATGGGTCTGCTGAATTCTAAAAACCCCCAAAGCAAGCAAGCCCACGTTCTTCTGCTGGGACTTGACTCAGCTGGGAAATCTACTCTGCTTTACCGGTTAAAGTTTGCCGAGACGCTTGCAACCATCCCAACCATCGGCTTCAACGTGGAAATGGTCCAGCTGCAGAGCAGTCTCACACTCACCGTGTGGGATGTTGGAGGACAGGAGAAGATGCGAACCGTCTGGGACTGCTACTGTGAGAACGCGCAGGGGCTGATGTACGTGGTGGACTGTTCCGAAGGCAAAAAGAGACTGGAGGACTCTCGCAAAGAGTTCAAGCACATTTTGAAGAATGAGCACATCAAAAACACGCCGGTCGTCATACTGGCTAACAAACAGGACTTGCCGGGAGCTCTGAGCGCCGAAGACATCACCAGGATGTTCAAGGTGAAGAAGCTGTGCAGCGACCGGAACTGGTATGTGCAACCCTGCTGTGCGGTCACTGGAGAAGGGCTGGATGAGGGGTTCAGGAAATTAACTGAGTTTCTGAAAAGCCACCGGAGGACAAGAGAGACCTTAGCAATCTTCAAGCAGAAGTGA